In a single window of the Acidobacteriota bacterium genome:
- a CDS encoding winged helix-turn-helix domain-containing protein has translation MNPANIKQNSPIYEFGRLRLETGSGLLACGDNHQRLPPKVYKCLITLLENSGNVVPKDILASELWPDTFVDDNALTYTVSQLRKAIRDLDPLATYIETVPKIGYRFSAPVLITYASADDETALTESMNSGVIERVEVEDTWIEERNDSSMIPIRHSRPERPRNRLILAIVALAVVAASSIGVYEYLNSQISSTNKSIAVLPLVALDSESQDEVLSLGLTDALITELGRSSEFTVRPLSTVTRSFAERKDPIEVGRALKVDVVVSWHYQLRDSRMRVNAKLLNVASGDQVWSEVLDEKTSDLFAIQDIISSKIASSLVIGMPIGGGPRPEATRRNGAAYQAYLRGRYSWNQRTKVGFLDSLSYFEQAIVLDPKFAEAQIGVADAYLGLYDYGYLPASETIPKATTAVNRALQLSPELSKAFSTLASIEFLYNHDWEATEANFVRAIDLAPNDPTPRLRYGWMMSVIGRLDEGLNQLHIAESFDPTSHVIQANIVENHIFAGNVEEANTRLKSIRMTAPDFSLVHWHQGTVFFIENRLADTVVEFLRALEIEEGNSDLSNKVRQALKTKSLQYGLTLWRVELEKRYAAEYFPPSSIALIGALANDRANTLKWLAEAQRVKDPWILQIFMGPEFKFLRGDPVFESLLTDLKMREV, from the coding sequence ATGAACCCAGCAAATATCAAGCAAAATAGCCCGATCTATGAGTTCGGTCGTCTTCGTTTGGAAACCGGATCCGGCTTACTTGCCTGCGGAGACAACCATCAACGACTCCCTCCAAAGGTGTACAAATGTTTGATCACGCTGCTTGAGAACTCAGGAAATGTGGTGCCGAAAGATATCCTCGCCTCAGAGCTATGGCCGGATACGTTCGTCGACGATAACGCTCTTACCTACACAGTTTCACAGCTTCGAAAAGCTATTCGAGACCTTGATCCTTTGGCCACATATATTGAGACCGTCCCAAAGATCGGATACAGATTCTCGGCTCCGGTGCTTATCACTTATGCAAGTGCAGACGACGAGACTGCGCTCACTGAAAGTATGAACAGCGGCGTGATCGAACGGGTCGAAGTCGAAGATACTTGGATTGAGGAGAGGAACGATTCGTCGATGATCCCGATTCGCCATTCTCGCCCGGAAAGGCCGCGAAATCGTCTCATACTTGCAATTGTTGCGTTGGCTGTCGTTGCAGCGTCATCAATTGGGGTATACGAATATCTCAATTCGCAAATTTCGTCGACAAATAAGAGCATTGCCGTACTACCGTTAGTAGCTCTCGACTCTGAAAGCCAGGATGAGGTACTATCGCTGGGTTTGACCGATGCATTGATCACGGAGCTCGGGCGCTCATCGGAATTCACTGTCCGTCCGCTGAGCACAGTTACTCGTTCGTTTGCCGAAAGAAAAGACCCTATTGAGGTCGGGCGGGCTCTAAAAGTCGATGTTGTGGTGAGCTGGCATTATCAATTGCGTGATTCTCGAATGCGTGTCAACGCAAAACTACTGAATGTAGCCTCCGGCGATCAAGTGTGGTCCGAGGTTTTGGACGAAAAGACGTCAGACTTGTTTGCGATCCAAGACATAATTTCAAGCAAGATCGCTTCATCCTTAGTGATTGGGATGCCCATTGGCGGCGGCCCCCGACCAGAAGCGACCCGCCGCAACGGCGCCGCTTATCAGGCATACCTTCGTGGGCGTTATAGCTGGAATCAGCGAACTAAAGTCGGCTTCTTAGACTCGCTTAGCTATTTCGAACAGGCTATCGTGCTAGACCCGAAGTTCGCAGAGGCTCAGATCGGAGTCGCCGATGCGTACCTGGGCCTTTACGATTACGGCTACTTGCCCGCTTCGGAGACGATCCCGAAAGCTACGACAGCAGTGAACCGTGCCCTTCAGCTTTCGCCCGAACTCTCAAAAGCTTTCTCAACGCTCGCGTCGATCGAGTTTCTCTACAATCACGACTGGGAGGCAACTGAGGCCAATTTTGTGCGAGCGATCGATTTGGCCCCCAACGACCCTACGCCTCGTCTGCGTTACGGTTGGATGATGAGCGTGATCGGTCGGCTCGACGAAGGCCTGAACCAGCTGCATATCGCCGAAAGCTTTGACCCGACCTCGCACGTGATCCAGGCCAACATTGTCGAAAATCATATTTTCGCCGGAAATGTCGAAGAGGCGAACACGCGCCTAAAGTCCATCAGGATGACGGCACCGGATTTCAGCCTTGTCCATTGGCACCAGGGAACGGTCTTTTTTATTGAGAACAGGCTTGCCGACACCGTCGTCGAATTTTTGCGTGCGCTAGAGATCGAAGAGGGCAACTCCGATCTCAGCAACAAGGTTCGGCAAGCACTGAAGACCAAGTCGTTGCAGTACGGATTGACACTCTGGCGCGTCGAACTCGAGAAACGCTACGCCGCTGAATACTTTCCCCCCAGCAGCATCGCACTCATCGGGGCTCTGGCCAATGACCGTGCAAACACGCTCAAATGGCTCGCCGAAGCTCAAAGGGTAAAAGACCCCTGGATACTTCAGATCTTTATGGGACCCGAATTCAAATTCCTACGCGGCGATCCCGTATTCGAATCATTGCTCACCGACCTGAAAATGAGAGAAGTATAG
- a CDS encoding carboxypeptidase regulatory-like domain-containing protein, whose product MFNRRSVNRIAVIFCAAIILVLSQSASAQTWSGNFSTLWNSGNNWSGGIVPVAGADVTIDAITPNQPTLNVNSNPLNSITISGGTLTINAALTATTINISGTGNVVVGVGGSIIGNVNKGGTGTLSLNGGTINGSVSLTDGIFNGGGTVTGSFTQNGGTFNGGSTAFTVDSAFTQTGGEFNAGSASTSFNLGSDFIGGTFNLAAGTLFGGNVTLQGALINVTGGNFNIGSLAQSFGAFQCSGGASVSIPALNQSGGTFSGGNCATTTTNLNLSGGTFNASSGNTTINGDLTISGSGTFNAGTGTVTFGTFQNTINVPSVLTLNNMTINKTGAITNVVISSGNVVRVNGTTTFTRGRINGPGNLEVFGNVSVGSTFSGGNAQIIFTGTNVQTLERLGTGVPPTGVWTLDKLGGSVSLLTDINLDGGTVAVNLTNGTFNTNAFTLMTGGRTIIATNGYVNGALRRTFFSAGTARFNVGTAAGAAPVDVNATAGTFGGGTTFTVRANSGVLTGALSDYSITRNWSLDPSPGGITQADLTFNYLQTDVPSIAIESNFGVLRRTGVTTENLGGTIDVVNNTASITGVTAFSDWSVGALTPPPSCALPVLRGNNATSANGRAPQGSRQFVNSKYLILANEMAQSGHTGPVGSIGWRWNVPSPPAAAAPIAQSVATTGNLRVYLLDTPAAATALPNATIDPTGFTKIIDGTISIPAGIAEINIDVPIGGPGTSLFTPTPGNAVTVLFEYQTTSPLATPLGGPNVFSTTAASGNVLSTYQSQTVNGTAGTFSNFRPETRFGTFTSNDASVTQIYSYGEVPLGLASPKSIRAFVRNLGVNSLVNLPVTLDITGAEVFTDTQTIPALPGCSQSVVTFSAFSPTLLGSNSIAVSVPPDDVNANNLSSRPLDVTELGYSYKYPGTTSSNGAGFSGGSGAIIGRFSTTSSEEIADVRLEFFSASATTYRIAIYGDSGGVPSTVPIYVDAADRTVSSAGPQLITLPAPVPVGPGDFYVGIQQTNTTNFGLAFDTEIPVRSGEQYFANPNPPVAWNDLGPAGSFKYNIGINLAGVPTPSPTPTATATPTATPTPSCTVDPVVTTLADSGVGSLRQAVIDACPSSEITFALPFAARGENGTDGGDTITLTGEIAIAIPLTITGPGADQLTISGDNVGRHFSISGANIVNISGVTMTQGNGIGASDSGGCGAVRVAGATVNLIGTVITNNSAGNFGGGICNIAGTVNITDSTVSNNTALVGGSYYDTNNVSVLNIVRSTFTGNTATTNGATGGAIDTVANLSIINSTISGNTKTGTGNGSAGGILSFADVLIESSTITNNSSTGTDSAGGVRSFAGLFTIRNSIIAANVNNGTMPDVVGAFTSQGYNLIGNVGTATGFTGIADQVGTGGAGVLNPLIAPLQMNGGPTATHSLLMGSPAWDRGNSFSLTTDQRGQLRPTDFTGIANAPGGDGADIGAVEMLIPTSAGVEVSGRVFTASGSPLRNATVTMTDAAGVVRTAVTSSFGYYRFEGVPVGDSFVMSVSSRSYRFTPRVVQVLDTLTDVDFVGLE is encoded by the coding sequence GTGTTTAATCGTAGATCAGTAAACCGGATCGCAGTCATTTTCTGTGCGGCGATCATACTTGTTTTGTCTCAGTCAGCCTCTGCTCAAACGTGGAGCGGAAATTTCAGCACGCTTTGGAACAGCGGCAATAATTGGAGTGGAGGTATCGTGCCAGTAGCGGGAGCTGACGTCACGATCGACGCGATCACCCCTAACCAGCCTACTCTGAATGTCAATAGTAACCCTCTAAATTCGATCACGATCTCCGGCGGCACGTTGACTATCAATGCTGCTCTGACCGCTACGACGATCAACATTTCGGGTACGGGAAATGTCGTTGTCGGAGTCGGCGGGTCGATAATTGGCAACGTCAACAAAGGCGGAACAGGAACTTTGAGCCTGAATGGCGGCACGATCAATGGCAGTGTTTCGCTAACAGATGGGATATTCAATGGCGGAGGGACCGTTACCGGATCATTTACGCAAAACGGCGGGACATTTAATGGCGGTTCGACGGCATTTACAGTTGATTCGGCATTTACGCAAACTGGCGGCGAATTCAATGCCGGATCAGCATCGACCTCGTTCAACCTGGGATCGGACTTTATCGGCGGCACTTTCAATCTCGCTGCCGGAACACTGTTCGGCGGCAATGTCACGTTGCAAGGCGCTCTGATAAACGTTACCGGTGGCAACTTCAACATTGGATCGCTGGCACAGAGTTTCGGGGCCTTTCAATGCAGCGGCGGAGCGAGTGTGTCGATACCGGCTCTCAATCAGAGCGGCGGCACATTTAGTGGCGGCAATTGTGCGACGACCACTACGAACCTGAACTTGTCCGGCGGGACATTCAATGCATCGAGCGGCAACACGACCATAAATGGCGATCTAACGATAAGCGGGTCCGGGACATTTAACGCGGGAACCGGAACTGTCACATTCGGAACTTTCCAGAATACGATCAATGTTCCGAGCGTATTGACCTTGAACAACATGACGATCAACAAGACTGGGGCGATCACGAATGTGGTCATCTCGTCGGGGAACGTGGTGCGCGTGAACGGCACGACGACCTTTACCCGCGGTCGAATAAATGGCCCGGGCAATCTGGAAGTGTTTGGGAATGTGTCTGTCGGCTCGACGTTCAGCGGCGGGAACGCTCAGATCATCTTTACGGGTACCAACGTTCAGACACTCGAACGGCTCGGAACGGGCGTGCCCCCGACCGGAGTGTGGACGCTTGATAAACTCGGTGGAAGTGTCTCACTTTTGACTGATATCAATCTCGACGGAGGGACGGTCGCCGTAAACCTTACCAACGGTACTTTCAATACAAACGCATTCACGTTGATGACCGGCGGCCGAACTATTATTGCCACAAACGGTTACGTTAACGGAGCTCTAAGGCGCACGTTTTTCAGTGCGGGAACTGCCAGATTCAATGTCGGTACCGCTGCGGGAGCTGCGCCTGTTGATGTTAACGCGACAGCAGGCACTTTTGGCGGAGGGACGACATTCACTGTACGTGCGAACAGCGGTGTATTGACCGGAGCTCTTTCGGACTATTCCATCACGCGAAATTGGAGCCTCGATCCGAGCCCCGGCGGTATCACCCAGGCAGATCTGACGTTCAATTATCTGCAGACAGACGTTCCCAGTATCGCGATAGAATCAAATTTTGGCGTTCTGCGTCGTACCGGCGTGACGACCGAAAACCTCGGCGGAACCATAGATGTCGTTAACAACACTGCCTCTATCACAGGCGTCACGGCGTTCTCAGACTGGTCGGTCGGAGCCCTGACACCGCCGCCGAGCTGCGCTTTGCCGGTGTTGCGCGGGAATAATGCGACTTCTGCGAATGGGAGAGCACCGCAAGGTTCACGGCAGTTCGTAAACAGTAAATACTTGATACTTGCAAATGAGATGGCGCAGTCCGGTCACACGGGGCCGGTCGGTTCGATCGGCTGGCGTTGGAACGTGCCCAGCCCGCCTGCAGCCGCGGCACCGATTGCTCAGTCGGTCGCAACGACAGGAAACCTCAGGGTGTATTTGCTCGACACACCGGCGGCGGCGACAGCGTTGCCGAATGCCACCATCGACCCGACAGGATTTACCAAGATCATTGACGGCACAATTTCGATACCTGCGGGTATTGCAGAGATCAACATTGACGTACCGATCGGCGGTCCGGGTACTTCGTTATTTACACCGACGCCCGGCAATGCGGTAACGGTATTGTTTGAATATCAAACCACCAGTCCACTTGCAACACCACTTGGAGGGCCCAATGTTTTTTCCACGACTGCTGCTTCAGGTAATGTCCTTTCAACATATCAGTCGCAGACCGTGAACGGGACCGCCGGTACATTCTCAAACTTCCGTCCGGAAACTCGCTTTGGCACATTCACATCTAATGATGCTAGTGTCACACAGATTTATTCTTATGGTGAGGTCCCACTTGGACTCGCGTCGCCTAAAAGCATTCGTGCCTTTGTCAGGAATCTAGGCGTCAACAGCCTTGTCAACTTGCCGGTAACTCTCGACATCACTGGGGCCGAGGTCTTTACCGACACGCAAACGATCCCTGCCCTTCCGGGCTGTAGCCAATCCGTTGTTACTTTCTCGGCATTTTCGCCTACATTGCTGGGTTCGAATTCAATCGCCGTTTCGGTTCCTCCCGATGATGTTAATGCCAATAATTTGAGTTCGAGACCGCTAGATGTGACCGAACTCGGGTATAGCTACAAATATCCCGGAACAACGAGTTCCAACGGTGCCGGCTTTTCCGGAGGCTCAGGGGCTATTATTGGAAGATTCTCAACTACTTCGTCAGAGGAGATAGCCGATGTGAGGTTGGAGTTTTTTTCAGCATCGGCGACCACATATCGGATCGCCATTTATGGCGATTCGGGTGGAGTTCCTTCAACGGTTCCGATCTATGTTGATGCCGCAGATCGGACCGTCTCATCTGCGGGACCCCAACTGATAACGCTGCCGGCACCGGTTCCGGTCGGTCCGGGAGATTTCTATGTCGGAATTCAACAGACGAATACAACGAACTTTGGACTCGCGTTTGATACAGAGATACCTGTACGGAGCGGAGAACAGTATTTTGCAAACCCAAACCCGCCTGTTGCGTGGAACGACCTAGGACCCGCGGGTAGCTTCAAATATAACATTGGGATAAATCTCGCAGGCGTGCCGACGCCTTCGCCGACTCCGACCGCGACAGCAACACCGACTGCCACACCGACGCCGTCTTGCACCGTCGATCCGGTGGTGACGACGTTGGCGGATAGCGGAGTGGGCAGTCTAAGGCAGGCCGTGATAGATGCGTGTCCGTCTAGCGAGATCACGTTTGCGTTACCGTTTGCGGCGAGGGGCGAGAACGGTACTGACGGCGGCGACACGATCACGCTGACGGGCGAGATCGCGATCGCGATACCGTTGACGATCACCGGTCCGGGAGCGGATCAGTTGACGATCAGCGGCGACAACGTGGGCCGTCATTTCTCGATCTCGGGCGCAAACATCGTGAACATCTCAGGTGTGACAATGACGCAAGGCAACGGCATCGGGGCATCGGATTCCGGCGGCTGCGGTGCGGTTCGTGTAGCCGGGGCGACGGTGAATCTTATCGGAACGGTCATCACGAATAACTCTGCTGGCAATTTTGGCGGCGGGATATGTAATATCGCGGGAACGGTGAATATCACCGATAGCACAGTTAGCAACAACACGGCTCTCGTTGGCGGCAGCTATTATGACACCAACAATGTAAGTGTGTTGAACATCGTCCGATCTACGTTCACGGGAAACACGGCTACTACGAACGGTGCGACCGGCGGTGCGATCGACACTGTCGCAAACCTGTCGATCATAAACTCAACGATCAGCGGCAACACAAAAACCGGCACGGGCAACGGCTCGGCGGGCGGGATCCTTTCGTTTGCCGACGTGCTGATCGAAAGCAGCACGATAACGAACAACTCATCCACAGGCACGGACAGTGCCGGCGGCGTGCGCTCTTTTGCCGGACTGTTCACCATTAGAAACTCGATCATTGCCGCCAATGTAAACAACGGGACGATGCCTGATGTGGTCGGTGCGTTCACGTCGCAGGGCTACAACCTCATCGGCAATGTCGGTACGGCGACCGGATTCACCGGAATCGCGGATCAGGTCGGCACCGGCGGTGCGGGGGTTCTTAACCCGCTGATCGCGCCTTTGCAGATGAACGGCGGACCGACGGCGACGCACTCTCTACTGATGGGTAGCCCGGCGTGGGATCGCGGTAATTCGTTCTCGCTGACGACCGATCAACGCGGACAGCTTCGGCCGACGGACTTCACCGGCATCGCCAACGCTCCCGGCGGCGACGGTGCCGACATCGGTGCGGTCGAGATGCTGATTCCAACATCCGCCGGTGTCGAAGTATCAGGACGCGTATTCACGGCGAGCGGATCGCCTCTACGCAACGCCACAGTTACGATGACCGACGCCGCAGGCGTGGTCCGCACAGCGGTAACTTCCTCGTTCGGCTACTACCGTTTCGAAGGCGTGCCTGTTGGTGACTCATTCGTAATGAGCGTCAGCTCACGCAGCTACCGCTTCACACCGCGTGTCGTTCAGGTGCTCGACACACTGACAGATGTTGATTTCGTGGGACTGGAGTGA
- a CDS encoding carboxypeptidase regulatory-like domain-containing protein has protein sequence MLFSKLLNDPLRAAVLIAAFAGLTAAFIGFSVPASSQNAKGSKGERNVSREGDADLAAEIRRLADRSTIGLYEEMTDRGGTMVDLQGRFMNVPLMAIDEMGRSATYCVTSLEEANEFFGRDLETGRPLSGKLAEFRTDAAYPGMSKAEVEFYRNMIEAFVERQTASPEAATITIVNNDGAGEGFNDPTPVSPVGGNEGTTLGQQRLNVFNFAANIWASFLDSSVNIQVRSQFDPLTCTPTSAVLGSAGAVTVHNNFTGAVLTNTWYSQALANKQAGVDLSASPDINATFNSNLNGSPGCLGGRTWYMGFNNTTPSNTTNLLVVLLHEMAHGLGFQSFANGTTGALFNGLPDAYTTNMFDRTVNLGWNEMTNTQRAASALNSSNLLWNGPNVRLASGFLQTCREAATGRVQLFAPATFQSGSSVSHFDTACFPNLLMEPSITLNLPLDLDLTRQQMRDIGWFRDANNDGVPDTITNVTPSGGVLSVGSNAVINWTNTSGFTRNVTIELSTDGGATYPVTIATNIANTGSHSFTVPNLPTAQAKVRVREHNFVDPVGVSAANFAISADIEVSGRVLTPSGQGLRSATVILTDSTGASRNITTSSFGFFRFDNINAGENYTLTVVSRTFRFNPTNINTNTSIFNLDITGVE, from the coding sequence ATGCTCTTTTCTAAATTATTGAATGATCCGCTTCGGGCGGCTGTTCTCATTGCTGCTTTCGCGGGCTTGACCGCTGCATTTATAGGCTTTTCGGTGCCCGCCTCATCTCAGAACGCCAAAGGCAGCAAGGGCGAAAGGAACGTCAGCCGCGAAGGCGACGCCGACCTGGCGGCTGAAATTCGCCGTCTCGCTGACCGTTCGACGATCGGACTGTACGAAGAGATGACTGACCGCGGCGGTACAATGGTTGATCTGCAGGGGCGTTTTATGAACGTGCCGCTTATGGCCATTGATGAAATGGGCCGGTCGGCGACATATTGCGTAACAAGCCTCGAGGAGGCAAATGAATTCTTCGGCCGCGATCTGGAAACGGGACGCCCTTTGTCGGGCAAGCTAGCAGAGTTCCGAACCGACGCCGCGTACCCGGGCATGAGCAAAGCTGAGGTAGAGTTCTACCGGAATATGATCGAGGCCTTCGTAGAGCGGCAAACGGCATCGCCCGAAGCTGCCACGATCACGATCGTAAACAACGACGGAGCAGGCGAGGGCTTTAACGATCCGACACCGGTCAGTCCTGTCGGCGGCAATGAAGGCACCACGCTCGGCCAGCAGCGGCTGAATGTATTCAATTTCGCCGCAAACATATGGGCTTCTTTTTTGGACAGTTCGGTAAATATTCAGGTTCGATCGCAGTTCGATCCGTTGACCTGCACACCCACATCCGCTGTCCTTGGTTCCGCCGGCGCCGTCACTGTCCATAACAATTTTACGGGAGCCGTTTTAACGAACACATGGTACAGCCAGGCACTGGCAAACAAGCAGGCCGGTGTCGACCTGAGTGCCTCGCCGGACATCAACGCCACGTTCAATTCAAATCTCAACGGCAGTCCGGGTTGCCTCGGCGGCAGAACGTGGTACATGGGCTTTAACAACACCACGCCGTCGAACACGACGAATCTCTTGGTCGTCCTGCTTCACGAAATGGCTCACGGACTTGGCTTTCAGTCGTTTGCCAATGGAACGACAGGTGCCCTGTTCAACGGACTCCCCGACGCCTACACGACCAATATGTTCGACCGTACGGTCAATCTCGGTTGGAACGAGATGACGAACACGCAGCGTGCCGCTTCGGCATTGAATTCGTCCAACCTGTTGTGGAACGGCCCGAATGTTCGATTGGCGTCAGGCTTTCTGCAGACCTGCCGCGAGGCAGCGACCGGCCGTGTGCAGCTTTTTGCCCCCGCAACATTTCAAAGCGGCTCATCTGTTTCGCATTTTGATACGGCGTGTTTCCCAAACTTGCTCATGGAGCCCTCGATCACGCTAAATCTGCCGCTCGACCTAGACCTGACCAGGCAGCAAATGCGGGATATCGGCTGGTTCCGGGATGCGAACAATGACGGCGTTCCCGATACGATAACGAACGTAACGCCGAGTGGCGGCGTCCTAAGTGTCGGCAGCAATGCGGTCATCAACTGGACGAATACAAGCGGTTTTACACGCAATGTGACCATCGAGCTCTCTACAGACGGCGGTGCGACGTATCCTGTAACTATTGCGACAAATATCGCGAATACCGGCTCGCACTCATTCACGGTGCCGAATCTGCCCACCGCTCAGGCTAAGGTCCGCGTACGTGAGCACAATTTCGTGGACCCGGTGGGCGTGTCCGCGGCAAATTTTGCCATCTCGGCAGACATAGAGGTTTCGGGACGTGTGCTGACGCCGTCGGGACAGGGCCTCCGCAGTGCGACGGTCATACTTACCGACTCAACCGGGGCATCGAGGAACATCACGACCAGTTCTTTCGGATTCTTCCGTTTTGACAACATCAACGCAGGCGAGAACTACACGCTGACGGTCGTTTCTCGGACTTTCCGATTTAACCCGACGAACATAAACACGAATACTTCGATATTCAACTTGGATATAACCGGCGTTGAATAG
- a CDS encoding citrate synthase (catalyzes the formation of citrate from acetyl-CoA and oxaloacetate): MATATESTAAAGLRGVVAAQSAIGDVNGEEGILIYQGYNIHDLAEHSTFEEVVYLLWNGRLPKQDELDALKAQFRANYGVPAAVIDMMKTFPADADPMDVLRTAVSSLDFYDKEGHATDRERATNAAIKLTAQMGTIAAAWDRIRNGNEVVAPDASLSIAENFLYMLRGERPEADEARMFDVCLILHADHELNASTFTTRVVSGTLAGMYGAVTAGIAALAGPLHGGANTNVMKMLIEIGSLEAVDGWVDNALAEKRKIMGIGHAVYKTEDPRATWLRRYSRTMSEKKGDMKWFEMSQRIEQLMLEKKGMHPNVDFYSASTYYLMNIPLDLYTPIFAVSRISGWTGHILEQYANNKLIRPRAEYIGARDLKYVPISER, translated from the coding sequence ATGGCTACAGCAACAGAATCAACAGCAGCAGCAGGACTTCGCGGCGTCGTTGCCGCACAGAGCGCCATCGGCGATGTCAATGGCGAAGAAGGCATCCTTATTTATCAGGGCTATAACATCCACGATCTGGCCGAGCATTCCACATTTGAAGAGGTCGTTTATCTTCTATGGAACGGCCGTCTGCCTAAGCAGGATGAACTCGATGCTCTGAAGGCGCAGTTCAGAGCGAATTACGGCGTGCCGGCAGCGGTCATCGACATGATGAAGACGTTTCCGGCGGACGCGGATCCGATGGACGTTCTCAGAACGGCGGTCTCGTCGCTGGATTTTTATGACAAGGAAGGCCACGCGACCGACCGCGAACGTGCTACAAACGCCGCGATCAAGTTGACGGCGCAGATGGGCACCATCGCCGCTGCGTGGGACCGCATCCGCAATGGCAACGAGGTCGTCGCCCCTGATGCGAGCCTTTCGATCGCAGAGAATTTCCTTTATATGCTCCGAGGCGAACGTCCCGAAGCCGACGAAGCTCGTATGTTCGACGTCTGCCTGATACTTCACGCCGACCACGAACTAAATGCTTCGACATTTACTACACGAGTCGTTTCCGGGACGCTTGCCGGCATGTATGGTGCGGTCACGGCGGGCATCGCCGCTTTGGCAGGCCCTCTGCACGGCGGTGCTAACACCAACGTGATGAAGATGCTCATCGAGATCGGCAGCCTCGAAGCCGTCGATGGATGGGTCGATAACGCACTCGCCGAAAAACGCAAGATCATGGGTATCGGCCACGCCGTTTACAAGACAGAGGATCCGCGTGCTACATGGCTTCGACGCTATTCGCGTACGATGTCCGAGAAAAAAGGCGATATGAAGTGGTTCGAGATGTCGCAGCGTATAGAGCAGTTGATGCTGGAGAAAAAGGGAATGCATCCGAACGTAGATTTCTATTCGGCATCGACATATTACCTGATGAACATTCCTTTGGATCTTTATACGCCGATCTTTGCGGTCAGCCGTATATCGGGCTGGACGGGCCACATTCTGGAGCAATACGCGAACAACAAGCTCATTCGTCCGCGTGCCGAATATATCGGAGCCCGCGACCTGAAATACGTCCCGATCTCGGAACGGTAA
- a CDS encoding SAM-dependent chlorinase/fluorinase, translating to MAIALLTDFGTRDHFAASMKGVITGIAPNVPVFDITHEIPPGDIHSAAFTLFACFRDMPAGTVIVAVVDPGVGSNRRPIAVKADERFLVGPDNGIFSFLLDTSTNAEVNLIERQFKPSADISKTFHGRDIFAPAAAHIALGTPIEELGRSVSDAVRLQCIYPENNGETMIGRVLHIDRFGNVITNVPASCLENVLTAEVNAEKIERTLQCYVDGESGELFLIAGSIGLIEISLNGASAATELGASVGDTVVFPKL from the coding sequence ATGGCGATCGCTCTTTTGACCGATTTCGGAACACGCGACCATTTTGCCGCCTCGATGAAAGGCGTGATCACCGGAATCGCACCGAATGTCCCGGTTTTTGATATAACGCACGAGATACCGCCGGGGGATATTCATTCAGCGGCATTCACGCTTTTTGCGTGTTTCCGCGACATGCCTGCCGGCACTGTGATCGTTGCTGTGGTCGACCCGGGCGTGGGCTCGAATCGAAGGCCTATCGCTGTAAAGGCGGACGAAAGATTCCTGGTCGGGCCTGACAACGGTATTTTCAGCTTTCTATTGGACACCTCCACAAACGCAGAAGTTAACTTGATCGAAAGGCAATTCAAGCCTTCGGCGGACATAAGTAAGACATTTCACGGACGCGACATTTTCGCTCCGGCTGCCGCTCACATCGCTCTCGGAACGCCGATCGAAGAGCTTGGCCGGTCGGTTTCCGATGCCGTCCGTTTACAGTGCATCTATCCCGAAAATAATGGCGAAACAATGATCGGCCGCGTGCTGCATATTGACCGATTCGGCAACGTGATAACGAATGTTCCGGCAAGCTGCCTCGAAAACGTCCTAACGGCAGAGGTGAACGCCGAAAAAATAGAAAGGACATTGCAGTGTTACGTTGACGGCGAAAGCGGCGAATTGTTCTTGATCGCGGGCAGTATCGGCCTTATCGAGATATCGCTGAACGGTGCATCTGCAGCTACAGAACTTGGTGCATCGGTCGGCGACACGGTCGTCTTTCCCAAGCTCTGA